A stretch of DNA from Acidobacteriota bacterium:
TGTCATGCACCACGGACGATCTCCACGATGGCGGAATGGATCGAGGCCGGTCCGGCCAACAGTGCGGCCTCGAGCGGGCCGCAACTCGGCAAAGGATGCGGCGGCGCGCTGAGGCGCTTCAGGTGCCGGATCGCCCCGGGCCGCGCCTCGACGATCTGCGCGACGACCTCGGCGCCGAACGCCGAGAACCCCATGCCCTCTTCGACGATCAGCAGCCGCCCGCTCGCCCGCACCGACTCGACGACGGGCCGGCAGTCGAACGGATACAACTGCACGGGACAGATCACCTCCGCCACGATCTCTTCCTGATCGAACACGGTTTCGATGGCCTGTTCGACCTCGACGAGCATGCCGCCATAACAGAGGACCGTCACGTCCGGCGGCAGGTCGCTCCGGATCCGTGTCACCGGAAACCGCTCGGCGGTGTGCTCGACGACGAAACCGTCGGGATCATGCTCTGCCAGCCGCTGCGCATACAGCAGCTTGTTCTCGATGACGAGCGCGAATCGATCGAGCGTGTCGAACAGCTCGTCGTAGACGCGCCCGGGGTCGTACCGATGGTGAATCGCCAGCACCTGCGTCTGCGGCAGCCCGAGGAAGTGCTTCTCGAGGGACTGGCTGTGCGTCGGTCCGTATCCGCGCTTGCCGCCCATTGGCGTCCGCACGATGAGCGGCACCTGCACCTGGCCGTTGTACATGTACGGGAACTTCGACGCGTGGTTGATGATCTGGTCGGCCGCGAGCGTCAGGAAGTCGCCGAACATGATCTCGCAGACCGGACGCAGGCCGTTCATGGCCAACCCGATCCCCAGGCCGACGATCGCCGCCTCGCTGATCGGCGTGTTCAGCACGCGCGCGGGATGGCGATCGCTGAGACCGCGCGTCACCTTGAACGCCCCGCCGTACGGCGATCGAATGTCTTCGCCGAGCAGCACGATGCGCGCGTCGCGTGCCATGTTGCGATCGAAGCTCGCGCGGAGCGTTTCGACGACGCGCGCACGCTCGCGGGGGCGACTCGCGGACACCCAGACGGGATCCGCGATCCGCTCCGGCACGTCGCCGCCGCCGGCCGTCGAGAACGGGGCCTGACGCGCGGTCGCCACCGCCCGATCGAGCCGGTCGCGGATGTCCGCATCGAGCGCCTGCGCCTGCGCATGCTGCGAGAGAAAGAGGGCCACCGGATCCTTGGCCCAGTACGCCTCGACCTCCGCGCGATCGCGGTCGTCGTCCCCCTTCGAGTGCGCCATGAGACGGTAGGTGTCGATCTTGACGAACGCCGGCCCGCGTCCGCTGCGCACGTGGTCCAGCGAGGCACCGACGACGTCGGCCAGCTCCTCGGGCTGCCACGTCGAGCCCGCTCGCGCGTGCAGGCCGAACGCCATCGCACGTTCGAGCACGCCGCCGGCGAGCGTCTCGGCCTGCGGCGTGCTCTGCGCGTACAGGTTGTTCTCGAGGACGATGCACAGCGGCAGGCGCCACTTCGACGCGATGTTCATCGTCTCGTAGACGACGCCTTCGCCGAGCGTGCCGTCGCCGATGAACACCACCACGACGTGCGCAAGGCCGCGCTGCTGGTGCGCCAGCGCAAGGCCGGCCGCAATGGGGACGATGCCCCCTTGCACCCCGTTGCTGAAGAACCCATCGCGGCAGATGTGCTGGCTGCCGCCGCGCCCGCCGCACACGCCCGTCACGCGTCCCATGATCTCGGCGAGCAGCCCCTCGACGTCGCCCGTCCGCGCGAGGTAGTGCCCATGGCACCGGTGATTGCTGAACACCTGGTCGCCGGGGGCGAGATGCCGGGCGACGGCCAGGCCCGAGAGCTCCTGGCCGATGCAGGTGTGCACGGTGCCGAACAACTGCCCTTCGGAGAACAGTTGAAGCAAACGCTCTTCGAACCGGCGAATGAGCAGGGCCTCCGCGTACATCACCCCGCCCGCCGCCGCGGACAGCTCCTGCGAGGCCTCCACGTGGCGCGGGGTCAACTCTGGAATGCGCGACATCGGCTCCTCTCTCGCTCTCGACGCGTAGGCGTCAGTTGACACGGACCGAGGTGGTCGATTGCGGTACGAACACCCGCCGCACGACCTCCGCATGGGCGTACGCCCGCCTGACGAAGACGTGGAGCGTGTCGGTCGTTCCGGTCGGCACGCTGCCGACATGCTCGTAGTCCTCGCCGAAGCCCGGCGTCCGTGCGACGATCAGGGTCACGCCGCCGCCGCTGCGCGAACGGCCGGGATCAGCCAGAATCCTCGGCCCGTACGAGTCGACGTCGAGCACCCATTGCTCGCCAGCGATCTCGAACGGCTCGCCCGCGAGCCGTCGATCGGGAGAGGGCCGCTGGAGATTCATATCCGGCAGCACCAGCAGATCCGGCTGTCGGCGGGCCACGTACTCGGCCGTCACTCCCTCACGCGCGATCACTCGGTCGTTCAACCCGATGAGATCGAGGACCGGCAGCCGAGAGAAATACGCGAGCGCTCCCACGTCCGCCGTCGCCACGAGCGGCGGCGGCTGGAGCCGCGAGAGCGGTTCGAGCCGGCGTCCCAGCGCGACGAGATCGTGCTGCGCCGCGAAGTACGGCACCCAGCCGGGATAGATCGTTTCGCGCAGGCGGGCATTGCTGAGCGCCGTCGTCGCGAGCACGGCGGCGACGAACGCTCCGCTCGCGATGGTTCCGCCGAGGCGCGACGACCGCGCCGGCTGCATCAGCACGGCGATGCGGGCGGCTCCCACGAGGAGGATCGGCAGGGTCACGATCAGAAAACGGTAGCCCTGCCCCATGATGGGATCGATTCGCGTGAAGACGAGGCAGAACACGGCGGCCGGCACCAGCAAGAGCATCGCAATGGCATCACGCGCCACCCGCCACGGTCCGATGATCAGCGTTCCGAGCGCAATGAAGAGGATTAACGGCCACACGAGCCCGAGGTACGTCCTGACATACTGAGCCCCCGGGAACCCATCGGCCACGACCTTGACGTGCATCGTGTTCGGCACGACGTCGCCGAAATAGGCCCATCGCGCCGCGGTGATCGCGGCGAGCAGCGCGCCGGCGACCAGCGCGCCGGCGACCAGCGCGCGTCGAGGCGGTCGGGTCCAGACGGCCATGACCAGCCAGAGCGGCCCGAGCAGCGCCACGGCATCCGGCCGCACGGCAATCGTCACGACCGACCCCACCGCCAGCACCAACGCCCGTCGGGTCGTCAGCGGCCGGAGGACCACCGCGACCACGGCGAGCAGGACCGCGACGAAGACCATCGTCTCCAGTCCGTGAAAGACATGGAAGGCGAAGAGACCGTTGACGGCCAGCGCGCCCGCGATCACCAGGCTGCCGAACAGCACCTGCGGGCGATCCTCGCCGGCCTCGCTGGCTGCCGACCGAACCAGCACGGGCATCACCCACACCAGGAGCAGCACCCACGCGACCTGCGAACTCGCAGGCAACGTCACGTCCGGCGCGAGCCCGGCGAGCCGACGCATCGCGGCACCCAGCGCCACCGAGGCCGCACTCGTGAACCCCTCCACTGGCGCCTCGCCTGCATTCCACCGAAGGCCGGCGCCGCTGCCCCAATGCTCGGCGTACCGATACGTGATGTACGTGTCGTCGAACACGAACGTGCCGAAGAGCCGCGCCCAGCCGACGTAGGCGCCGACGCTGACGAGCGCGAGCAGGGCCGTGAGCCCGATGCGCTTTGGCGCCATGGTCATACGCGATCGGCGAACGAGCTCTCCATGCGCTTGAAGTAGTAGGCCCCACCGACGAGAACCACCGCGGCGACGGCCGCTGAGACGGCGACCATCGGACCTGGCGTCCCGCTCTGACCGAGCAGCGCCCACCTGAAGCCCTCGACGACGCCGCTCATCGGGTTGACGCCGTACCACGTGCGCCACGGGTCGGGAATCTCACGGCTGGAGTACGCGATCGGCGTCGCCAGCATCCAGAACTGCACGATGAACGGCACGACGTACTTCACGTCGCGGTACTCCACGTTCAGCGCCGACAGCCACAGGCCGACGCCGAGCGCCGTCGCCAGCGCCAGCAGCAGGAACGCCGGGAGCCAGATGACGTTGACCGTCGGATAGACGCCGTAATAGGCCATGAGCAGGAGCAGCACCGCAAAGGCGATCACGAAATCGACCACACCGGACAGCACCGTGGCGATCGGGATGGCCAGACGCGGGAAGTACACCTTTCGCAGAAGGTTGGCGCTGCCAGCCAGGCTGTCGGCCGACTGCGTCAGCCCGTTCGCGAAGAACGTCCAGGGCACGAGCGCGGCGTAGGCGAACAACGGATAGGGCAAGCCGTTCGACGGGATCTTCGCGAGCCAGCCGAAGAACAGCGTGAAGACGACCATCGTGAAGAGCGGCTGGATGATCGCCCACCCGGCGCCGAGCGCCGTCTGCTTGTAGCGGACTTTCACGTCGCGCCAGATGAGGAAATACAGCAGCTCGTGGTAGTCCCACAGATCGCGAAGGTGGAGGCGGACCCAGCCGCGCGGCGGCGCGAGCCGGACGTGAGCAATCGGACGAGCGTGCATCTGATCGACGGACATCGAGGTCTACCTTGCCGTGTCGGGCAGGTCATCGGCGTCCTGCCACGCACCCGAACGGCCGCCGACGGCCGCCGCCACCATCCGGCGCCGCGACGCGATGTGCGCCTCGGCCTCGGCGTTGCGCCGCAACAGCGCCGGATCCGGCGTGAACGACGGCACGACCCGGCTCAGCGCGGCGACGACCGCGCTCGCCTCGCCGAGCTTGGCGAGGCGAATCAACTGATCGAGCTCAACGCTCAAGTGGTCGGCGCCCCTCGGACGGCTCGCCACGCGCAGCACCTTCTCCACCGGCGACGGCGTCAGCTCCTCTTCGTCGGCGTGCAGGCGCTCCGACAGCTTCTCACCGGGCCGCAGGCCGACGAACTCGATCTTGATGTCGTCGGGCCCGAACCCGGACAACCGGATGAGGTTGTCGGCCAGCGTCACGAGCTTGATCTGCTCGCCCATGTCGAGCACGTAGATGTGATCGCCTTCGCCGAGCGCGGCGGCGTGCAGCACGAGCTGGACGGCCTCCGAGATCAGCATGAAGTAGCGCTCGATCTCCGGGTGCGTGACGGTCACGGGGCCGCCCGCGTGAATCTGCTTGAGGAACCTGGGCACGACGCTGCCGTTGCTGCCGAGCACGTTGCCGAAGCGCACGGTCGTGAACCGCGTGCCGCCGAACGGCGCCAGCGCCTGCACGGTCAGCTCCGCGACGCGCTTCGTCGCGCCCATCACGCTCGTCGGCTCGACGGCCTTGTCGGTGGAGATCAGCACGAACCGTTCGATGCCGTGCCGCTGGGCGGCGGCGGCCACCATGCGCGTCCCCATGACGTTGTTCTTCACGGCCTCGCAGCAGTTGAACTCCATCAGCGGCACGTGCTTGTGCGCGGCCGCGTGCAGGATGATCCGGGGCTGCCAGCGTGACAGCACGGCGTCGAGCCGGGCCTCGTCCGTCACGTCGCCGATGACCAGCTCGGTGCGCACATCGGGGAACGTGTCCTCGAGGTCGTGCGCGATCGTGTACAGGCTGTTCTCGTAACGCTCGAAGAGAATCAAGCGGCTGGGCCGGAACGCGGCGATCTGACGGCACAGCTCGGAGCCGATCGATCCGCCGGCGCCCGTCACCATAATCGACCGTCCTTCGATCAGCTCGCGGACCGGCCGATCGTCGAGCCCCACCGGCGGCCGCGCCAGCAGGTCTTCGATCGACAACTGCCGGATCTGGCTCACCGCGATCTTCCCGTCGATGAGATGGCGCAGCGGCGGGACCGTCGTGATCGGGACGCGGAACGGGCGAAGGACCCGCACAAGTTCCTGCGCCAGCGCCGTCTCGCGCTGCGCGACCGCCATGAGCACTTCGTCGGGCCGCGTCCGGGCGATCGCGCGCGGCAGATCCGCCAACGTCCCGAGCACCGGCACCCCGTGGATCCGAAGCCCGCGCTTGGTGCGGTCGTTGTCGAGGAAGCCGACGGGACGGTAGTCGCGGTAGTTCGACATGTCCCGCACGATCATCTCGCCCATGTCGCCCGCGCCCACGATCAGCACGCGCTTCCCGTTGCCGCTGCGGACGATGTCCCGGTAGATCCGCGGCACCAGGCGCAGCCCTCCGAGCACGAACACGAGTAGCAGCGCGTCGATGATGAACACGGATCGCGGGTAGTCCACGTACCCGAAGTACCGGTGCACGAGCGCGTACGCCGCCACCGATCCGCCGGCGACGCCGGCCATCAGGTTCCGCAGATCCCACATGCTGGAGTAGCGCCAGAGCCCTTCGTACAGCCGGAACGGCACGAAGAGGACGGCGCGGATCGCGAGCACCCAGGGCAGCATCGACCACCAGAGCCACAGCTCCCTGGCGGGGATGACGCCATCGAACCTGAGCCAGAACGCCGCGTAGCTCGTCGCGACCGGTGCCGCCAGGTGCACGGCGACGACGAGCGGCCGGCGATACCGGAGCAGACCGGCCCGCGTCCATCGAGCGAGCGTCAAGACGACGGCACGCAGTGCGTCGGAGGAGGATTGAAAGCGAGTCATGGTTGAACCACTGCAGGCGCGGCAGTCGCCGCGGCGCGGCTACAGATTCAGAGGGCCGTCCCCGTCGCCCCGCGTCAAGTGGCAGTCCTGCACCTGGGTGCCCGGCATCCCGAGCTCACGACGGAGCGCCGGCGAGACGGCGAACAGGTAGTTGGACGTGTGCTCGGAGAAGCCCGCGCGTCCAAGCGCCGTCGTCCAGATGCCGGACGCCTGGTTGCTGACGATCAGATCCACACCGCGCCCCGCCAGCATCTTCGTCGCCGCCGCGATCATCGGATCCGCATCGTCCGGGTCGCCGAAGCAGTCCACGATCGTGCCGACGCGGAGGTTGCCGAAGTACGAATGGCCGCGCATCCCGGTGTCGAGGGCGATGACCCAGCCGGTCAGGCGCGGACCGCGGCGGTACGCCCAACGCAGAAACCGTGATCCCGCGGGATACAACTGCGCGATCGTGTCCGCATCCCGGCGGGCCGCGAACCGATAGACGCCGCGGTGACGCTCCCAGAGGGCCGTGCACTGCGGATCGCCGTCGCCGAGCTCGTGAAGCGGCCCGAGCTCACCGCCTGCGCGCTCGCCGCCCGCTCGTTCGGCGACGGCACGAACGGCAGCGCGCGCTCGACGGGCCGCGACGACTGACGCCGCGGCGGCAAGGCCCGAGAACGCCGCCACGTCGAGCGCGAGCCGCCGCCACGGCGTCCGGCGGACGGCGTCGAGCCCGCGCGCCACGCGAAACGGGCGGACGAGCTTGAAGAGAAACGGCACCGGCGCGATCTCCCACCCCAGCGCCAGCACCAGCTTCGCGATCGTCTGGTCGCGGCCGCCGATCCCCAATCCGAAGAGCAGCGGCTGGCGCCGTGAGGCATGCGCGAGCAGTTGTGCCCCGACCATGCTGTACTGCCGGCTGATCAGCCCTTCGGACAACGGCAACTGCAGGAATCCCGCCGTGCGCTCGCGTCCGTTGATCCAGAACGTTTGCTCCTGCACCAGGTAGCCGCCGCGCACGTGCGCCTCGCGGTCCACAGCGACGAAGGCGTGCTTGCGGACCGGCGCGGGCTCCTCCGGCGGCAGCGCATCAGGGAAGCGGTAGGTGATCCCGCTCTCGGACAGGCGCCGGTTGAACGCGTTCAAGGCACCCGCGTGATCGGAACTGTAGGGGGCGATCGCGATTCCCATCTCAGACGTGAGACGCGCCTTCGACGAGCTCGATCAACCCGGCCGCTCGGCTGAAGAGCCACGCGATGCGTCGTCCATCGAACGCCGGCGCGGGGACGGGCCGGGCGAGCTGTACCAGACCGGCACGACGCGCTTGTGAGAGCGCACGGTCCAGATCCGGCACGCGGAAGCAGAGGTGCACGAGCACTTGCCCCTTCGTGAGGCTGTTGTCGATGGGCGACGCGCTGCCGAGCGGCTCGATCAGCTCGATGCGCACGCCGCCCCAATCGACGAACGCGACGCTGACGCGCTGCACCGGGTCCTCGATGACCGCCGTGTTCTCGTCTGCGAGATCCCGAATCGAGCGCACGGCCATCCCGACGTGATCGAAGACCGCGGCGCTGTCCAGCCAGGCGGGATGCGTCACGAGGCCACCTCGATTGCCTCATGGATCTCCACGTGGTCCGGCTTGGGGTACGGCGTCGCCAGATCCCACACGAACCGGTGCTCCGCCACGTGCGACAGACCCGAGCGTTCGAGAAACCTGAGACACGGGCGGTTCTTGGCGGTCGGCACGAACGTCGCGCCGAGCGTCGTCGCGCCCCGCTGTCGCGCGGCGTCGGCGACGATGTGCAGCATCACGTCCTCGATGTGGCGGCCGAACACCCGGCAGCTCAGGACGAAATCGACGATCTCGGCGCGGGGACCATCGATCTCGACGCTGGCCAGCCCGGTCAGCCCCGCATCACCGAACCGGTCCATGGCGCGGAACGTCCAGAACGCGCGCGCCGGATCTGCCGCCCACGTTTCGAGCGCGGCCGCGTCGAGCCGCCGCGTGCTGAGGTTCATCTGGTTGGTCTTGTTGAGCAACTGCGCGGCGCGCGGCAGCGTCCTCGGGCTGAGCCGCTCGACATGGACCGACAGGTCCAGCCTGGCGAGCCAGTCCTCGACCGAACCGGCGGCATCGCGCTCCCGCTCGCGGTCCCGCTCCGCAACGTACGCGCGCGTCCGTTCGCGATCCTCGTCGGTCACCGCGACCGAGTTGAAGCAGGTCAACCCGAGCAACGCGTCGACGTAGAGGAGCGGGCTGGCCGGCCACTCGGGCACGAGCACGTCCGGCAGGGCCTCCCGCACGCGTCCACGCTCGGCCGGGTTGTCGTCGATGAAGACCATCGCGTCGAGCCCGACGTTGAGCTGTCGGGCGAGCACGGCCACGTTCGCGGCCTTGTCGTCCCAGTTGATGCGCCAGCCGGCAAGGTCGCGCTGCCGGAGGATCATCTCCGGATGCCGATCGATGGCCTCGAGCGCGGTGGCCTCCTCGTTCTTGCTCACGACCGCCAGCATCACACCCCGCGCGGCGAACGCCAACAGCGCGCGCTGGAAGTCGCAGTAGGCCTCGCCGACGGCATCGTGCCCGCCGAGCCGCAATCCCGCCCATCCCACGTCGCCGACGATGCCGCCCCACAGCGTGTCGTCGAGATCCAGGACGATGACCTTTCGCACCTGTCCAACCGACGCCTGGAGCGCGCCCTTCACGTCCAGAACCGCGCGACGGAAGACGTCCGTACCGAACGGAATCTTCGCCGCGTACCAGAGCTTGGCTTCGTCGGGCCGGCGCTCCGCCGGCATCCAGCGGCTCGAGTCGAGCAACACGACGCCAGGCAGGGCCGCGACGAGCTCGGACAGCCGCAGGTTCATGTGCAGGAGCGCGTGCGCGGCGCCTCCTCGCGGCGACAGCGCCAGCGCGCCGAAGGCGCGGCCGAGCGGCGGCAGCGACCAGCTCATGACGATGAGGCGGCCACTTCGATCGCGAAGCCGTTTCAGTTCTCCGCCGAACGCGTCGACATCATGGAGGATGTCCGTCAGGCGGCCGTCGCCACGGGTCAGCAGCGCATCGTACGCCGGGCTCACGCGTTCGGGCCGGGTCCACACGACCGCCACGTCTGCGTGCGCCTCGTCCTGCGCCTCCGTCCACGCCGCCGCGCTGGGGCCGGCGCTGCGCGCATCGATCACCGGCGACCCAGCGTCGCGCGTCAGCAGCGATGCGAGATTCGCGGCATTGAAGTCGGCCAGCACGACGAGCGGCGTCCGTTCACGCGACATCCCGGTCCCCGGCGCCGAGGCGCAACAGATGCTCGACGAGCGACGCGACCGTCCGAAAGGCGCCGGCGCCCGGGTCGAAGCGTTCGTCGGCGAGCAGGCTCACCGGCGAGCGCAGCACCGCTTCGACGCGCGGCTCGAGCGCCACGATCAAGTTCACGACCCCCAGCGAGTCGAGCCGGCCAGCCTCCCCGACGAGCTCCGTTTCGAGCGTCTTCGGCAACTGATCGGTGGCGGGTCTGAGCGCGTTGACCTCGTCGATCGCGTCGAAGACCGCCGTCGTCAGCGCCTCACGAATCTCTGACATCCCGTTCATCCTCACCGTCTCGCCCGGCGCAGGTGGTCGGTCACGCGAAAGGGCGCGAGCGAGCCCGACACCTTCGCCCGAACGACCGCGGGCGTGTCCGTTGTGTAGACCTCGACGCGCGGCAGTTCCAACGGCCGGCTGGCCGCCGTGGCGAGCCCGAGGTCGGTCGTCATGGACGTGACGAAGCCCGCGTCCGCGACGGCGGCCACATACGCAGGGGTGACATGCCCGAGGCGCGAGCTCCCGTACGGATACGCGTACGACGCGATGCGCTCACGCCCGAGGCGGGCGGTCAGCACGTCCCGGCACTGCCCCGCCTCGTCAGCCATTTCCGTCGCCGTCAGCTCCAGACCGCTGCGGTGCCGGTGCGAGTGCCCGCCGACCTCGACCAGACCAGACCGCAAGCAGCGTTCGATCGACGGCCAGTCGATGGCGCGCCAGGCCGAGGCCGGCGCATCGGCCGCGTGCCGCCCTCCCCACCGGTCGAACGGCATCGGCGCCGGCTGGCCGATGTAGGCGGTCACGACGAAGAGCGTGGCCTTCGCACCGTAGCGCTCCAGGATCGGCAGCGCTTCGTCATGGAAGTTCTGGAAACCATCGTCGAACGTCAGGCACGCGAGCGGGCGACGGCGCGCCTCATGCCCGGCCAAGAGCGCGGGCAGCTCGTGAGCCCACACGAGGTCCGCGTGCTCGACGAGCGCGGCGATCTGTTTGTCCAACATTTCGGGATGCACGTTCCAGTCGTCGAGGCGCGGCTCGCTCACGCGCGCACGCGAGACGCGGTGATAGACCAGGATGCACACGGACGGATCGGGACGCGGCCCCGTCGTGCCGCGCAGCAGCACGCTCGCGATTCCCGCGGTTCGCTTGACCGCACGCTTGGCGACCAGCACGGACATGTCAGCTCGATCTAGATCGTGCCTGCGGCGGCCGGGACGACGGTTCGCACGCCACCGGCCGCGCGCCGAACGGCGTCGATGACGTCCTGGACGTCTCCGTCGGTCATCGCGGGATAGATCGGCAGCGACATGATGCGCTCGTAGATGGCCATGGCCGTGGGGAACGCCTCCGCGACGTAGCCGAACCGGTCGCGGTAGTACGGGTGCAGGTGCAGGGGGATGAAGTGCACCGACGTCCCGATGTTCGCGTGCCGGAGCGCGTCGATGACGCCATTGCGCCCGCCCGGCACCGCCGCCGGATCGATCTCGATCACGTACAGGTGCCAGGCGTGCTCGCGATCGGCACGCAGGCGCGGAACGGCCACGCCGGGCAGGTCGGCAAACGCCGCATCGTACTGCTGCGCGATCGCCCGCCGGCGCGCGAGGAACTCCTGCTGCCGCCCGAGCTGCGCGAGGCCGAGCGCCGCGGCCACGTCCGTCATGTTGTACTTGAAGCCCGCCTCGAGGACTTCGTAGTACCACGACCCTTCCGCGGTGTAGCGCTTCCAGGCGTCCTTGCTGATGCCGTGGAGCGACATCATCCGCATGCGGGCCGCCAGCGCCGCATCCTGGGTCGTCACCATGCCGCCTTCGCCCGTGGTGAGCGTCTTCGTCGCGTAGAACGAGAAGCACGTGACGTCGCCGAGCCGCCCGACCGGCGTGCCCCGGTACGACGCCGGCATCGCGTGCGCCGCGTCCTCGATCACGCGCAGGCCGTGCCGGCGCGCCAGCTCCAGGATCTCGGTCATGTCGCACGCCTGCCCGGCGTAGTGCACCGGCAGGATCGCGCGGGTGCGCGGCGTGATGGCGCGGGCCACCGCGTCAGGGTCGAGGTTGTAGGTGTCGCGCTGCACGTCCACGAGCACGGGCTTGGCGCCAAGGTAGATCGCCACCTCGGCCGTCGCCGTGAAGGTCAGCGTCGGCACGATGACCTCGTCGCCGGCCCGTACGCCGGCCGCTTCGAGACCGAGGTGCATCGCGGCCGTGCACGAGTTGACCGCGACCGCGTGCTCGGCGCCCACGGCCGTGGCGAATTGCGCCTCGAACTCGCGCACACGCGGGCCCGTCGTCAACCACCCGGACTTCATGGTCTCGACGACCGCCGCGATCTCGCCGTCGTCGATCGAAGGCAGGTGGTACGGAAGAAACGTTGATCGCATATCCCTCTCGATCCGGCTACTGCCGGGACGCCTCCAGCGGCACGCGGAAGTTCGGATCCGCTCGGCGGTTGCGGCCGGCGATGAGCAGGAGCACGTCGGCCATGAGTGTCAGGTCGGTCATGAACGTCCGGGTACGTTCGTACTGCAGATCCACGGCGATCTTCAGCGGCATGACGAACCGCGCGTAGGCGTCGTCGGGGTTCGGATGCCCGGCCAGGGCGCGCGCCTCGTCCGCGTAGACGAGCTGCGACAGGCTGGCCAGCCCTGGCGTGGCGTCGAGGATCGCGCGCTCGGCGTCGCTGTAGCGGGCGACGAATCGAGGGACCTCGGGCCGCGGCCCGATGATGCCCATGTCGCCGCGCAGGACGTTCCAGAGCTGCGGCACCTCGTCGATCTTCAACGTGCGGAGCACACGGCCGACCGGCGTGATCCGCGCGTCGTTGATCGACGTGACCTGAGCGCCGCTGGCCGGACGCATGGTGCGCAGCTTGTACAGCTCGAACGGGCGTCCGCCTCGGCCGATCCGCACCTGGCGGAACACGACGCTCCCGGGCTGGCTCAGCCGGATCGCCAGCGCGCCGAGCGCGAGCGGCACGCTCCCGACGACGAGCCCGCCGAGGGCGAACGCGCAATCGCAGGCGCGCCGCAGGCGCGCGCCGCGACGCATCGGCACACCGGCGGCCGTCTCGTGTCCGCGGCTCACCGGCTCGACCGCACCGCGAAGTCGGGCTGCCGGCCGGCCCCTTCGTTCGAAGCGCTTCCCCATCGATTCCGGAACGCGGCCAGGCCGACCAGAAATCCCCAGCCGTACGACAGGTGCAGGATCGCGAAGGCCGCCGACAGCGCCGACAGCGCGCGCCAGCGCGCCAGGCGCCGCGCCGACAGCGCCGTCGCGGCGAGGTTCGCCCCGACGTAGGCGACGATCGTCGCCGTGAGCGGAATCCGCGTCCACGGCGTCAGCGCGCTGCCGGCCAACAGCGAGACCACGAAGGCGAACGGCACGAACTGCCGCCAGCGCATCTGGCGGGGGTGTTTCTGCAGCACGCGCACCTTCCAGTAGCCGTACTGGAAGTACTGCCGCCACAGCGAGCGCAGTGAGCTGCGGCTGAAGTACCGCGAGCGGACGTCAGCGGCGAGCAGCAGCCGGCCGCCCATCTTCCGCAGCCGGTAGTTGTACTCGTCGTCCTGGTTGCGCACGAGCTCCATGTCGAACGGCCCCACCTTCTGCAGGACCTCGCGCGTGTACGCCGGGAACGCCACCGTATCGACGATCATCGTCCGGTCCGAGACCGTCCGGAACGCCGAGTTGCCGACGCCGAACGGCGAGCTCATCGCGACGGCGATGGCGGCTGCGGCGTCGGTCTGCCCGACCGTCTCGAGCGGGCCGCCCACGCCGTCGGCCTCGCCGCGCACGAGGTGCTCGACACAGCGGCGGACGTAGTCGGGCGCGACCTCACAGTGGCCGTCGACGCGGATGATGATGTCTCCCGTCGCTTCGGCGATCGCCAGGTTCAGGCCCGTCGCCACGATGCGCTTCGGATTGGGGATCACGCGCACCCGGCGGCCGGCGCCCGTCAGGCGCGAGACGATCTCGAGCGTGCCGTCGGTCGACGTGCCGTCGGCCACGAG
This window harbors:
- a CDS encoding HAD-IIIC family phosphatase yields the protein MSRERTPLVVLADFNAANLASLLTRDAGSPVIDARSAGPSAAAWTEAQDEAHADVAVVWTRPERVSPAYDALLTRGDGRLTDILHDVDAFGGELKRLRDRSGRLIVMSWSLPPLGRAFGALALSPRGGAAHALLHMNLRLSELVAALPGVVLLDSSRWMPAERRPDEAKLWYAAKIPFGTDVFRRAVLDVKGALQASVGQVRKVIVLDLDDTLWGGIVGDVGWAGLRLGGHDAVGEAYCDFQRALLAFAARGVMLAVVSKNEEATALEAIDRHPEMILRQRDLAGWRINWDDKAANVAVLARQLNVGLDAMVFIDDNPAERGRVREALPDVLVPEWPASPLLYVDALLGLTCFNSVAVTDEDRERTRAYVAERDRERERDAAGSVEDWLARLDLSVHVERLSPRTLPRAAQLLNKTNQMNLSTRRLDAAALETWAADPARAFWTFRAMDRFGDAGLTGLASVEIDGPRAEIVDFVLSCRVFGRHIEDVMLHIVADAARQRGATTLGATFVPTAKNRPCLRFLERSGLSHVAEHRFVWDLATPYPKPDHVEIHEAIEVAS
- a CDS encoding polysaccharide deacetylase family protein, coding for MSVLVAKRAVKRTAGIASVLLRGTTGPRPDPSVCILVYHRVSRARVSEPRLDDWNVHPEMLDKQIAALVEHADLVWAHELPALLAGHEARRRPLACLTFDDGFQNFHDEALPILERYGAKATLFVVTAYIGQPAPMPFDRWGGRHAADAPASAWRAIDWPSIERCLRSGLVEVGGHSHRHRSGLELTATEMADEAGQCRDVLTARLGRERIASYAYPYGSSRLGHVTPAYVAAVADAGFVTSMTTDLGLATAASRPLELPRVEVYTTDTPAVVRAKVSGSLAPFRVTDHLRRARR
- a CDS encoding DegT/DnrJ/EryC1/StrS family aminotransferase; amino-acid sequence: MRSTFLPYHLPSIDDGEIAAVVETMKSGWLTTGPRVREFEAQFATAVGAEHAVAVNSCTAAMHLGLEAAGVRAGDEVIVPTLTFTATAEVAIYLGAKPVLVDVQRDTYNLDPDAVARAITPRTRAILPVHYAGQACDMTEILELARRHGLRVIEDAAHAMPASYRGTPVGRLGDVTCFSFYATKTLTTGEGGMVTTQDAALAARMRMMSLHGISKDAWKRYTAEGSWYYEVLEAGFKYNMTDVAAALGLAQLGRQQEFLARRRAIAQQYDAAFADLPGVAVPRLRADREHAWHLYVIEIDPAAVPGGRNGVIDALRHANIGTSVHFIPLHLHPYYRDRFGYVAEAFPTAMAIYERIMSLPIYPAMTDGDVQDVIDAVRRAAGGVRTVVPAAAGTI
- a CDS encoding sugar transferase, coding for MSRGHETAAGVPMRRGARLRRACDCAFALGGLVVGSVPLALGALAIRLSQPGSVVFRQVRIGRGGRPFELYKLRTMRPASGAQVTSINDARITPVGRVLRTLKIDEVPQLWNVLRGDMGIIGPRPEVPRFVARYSDAERAILDATPGLASLSQLVYADEARALAGHPNPDDAYARFVMPLKIAVDLQYERTRTFMTDLTLMADVLLLIAGRNRRADPNFRVPLEASRQ
- a CDS encoding glycosyltransferase, with amino-acid sequence MLPLPSVSIVMPIRNEADFIARSLGAVLAQDYPADRIEVLVADGTSTDGTLEIVSRLTGAGRRVRVIPNPKRIVATGLNLAIAEATGDIIIRVDGHCEVAPDYVRRCVEHLVRGEADGVGGPLETVGQTDAAAAIAVAMSSPFGVGNSAFRTVSDRTMIVDTVAFPAYTREVLQKVGPFDMELVRNQDDEYNYRLRKMGGRLLLAADVRSRYFSRSSLRSLWRQYFQYGYWKVRVLQKHPRQMRWRQFVPFAFVVSLLAGSALTPWTRIPLTATIVAYVGANLAATALSARRLARWRALSALSAAFAILHLSYGWGFLVGLAAFRNRWGSASNEGAGRQPDFAVRSSR